aaagaagaaaataaaacattattggagctggcattgtgatgcagggAATGTGTTAAACTTCctttgtgacactagcatcccataggagcaccaatTGAAAtactggctccttcacttctaatttagctccctgctaatatgcctgataAAGGTAGCTGATGATGTCCTAAATAGCTGGGATCCTTTTCCCCAaatatgggagatgcagatggagtcctAGGCTCTTGTCTTGAGCagcccatttggagagtaaaccagtggatagaaaatcccTCTTTaggagtctctccctctctgtaatctgcttttcaaacagataaatatttcTGAAAGCCCATTTTGAACAGTTAAAAAGTGTACCCAAATTAAATAGAAATGTCTATCATCCAGTTTCAATGATTGGCACGCTATTGTTTTTTTGTGTCATTAATATCTTTTTCTGCTCCTCAAGCTCTGCTTCATTTCCCCCTGGTAGTTGGTTATGGTGAACCTTCTATTCATTAACATGCATAAGTCTTACACAGTTTTGATAAGTGAAGATACCCTGTAACCTGAATCTTAATCATGTTACCATTACAGAGTATTTAATTTCCacaagtgattttattttctgtcctaCTCAATTACTCTAGTCTCACTATCGTTCTGGATTATTTTTCCTCTTAAATTATTCGCTGTTCTACCTAGTGCACATTCTAAGGGTGTTTTTCTCCTCTATTGGGCCTGTGTCAGTTTAATCATATTACTAGGTTGAGGTATAGTTCTTTTGTTGTTTGAGAAGTTTCATTACTCTAAAACTTTCTTATTCATTTACAGAAATTTTAAGCCTTCAGATTTTACCtatgttttattttcagaatgcAGCTGAAAATACTTACTCATAGTAACTTGTCAGGGTTACCAACAAACTTACTGTAATTATTTATCTTTTCAGATGAAACAGTTTCTTCTGCATTATTGGATGCCAAGTGGAATAAGAGTAAGAGCCTAAATCCCCCTTCTGAACGACTAGCATTGAACTCCACCTTGACCAGTGTGCATGAGCCTGCAGGTTCTGATGAGTCACAACCACACCTGAAAGTCTTTTCACTTGCTCATTCGGCGTCTCTGACCGCGGAGGGAGAGGATCATTGTGCTAATGGACAAGGCTGTAATTTAAATCCGGAGATTGCCACAATGTGGATTGATGAAAACGCTGCTACGGAAGATCAGTTAATTAAGAGAAACTATAATCAGGATGATCAATGCAGTGCTGTTGAAGTGGGAGAGAAGAAATGTGGAAAGCTCACTTGTCGGCCAGATGAGAAAAATGTTCTTGTTGTAGCTGTCATGCATAACTGTGATAAAAGGACATTACAAAGTGATTTACAGGATTGTAATAATTTTAATGGTCAATCCCTCATGGATGCTTTTAGCCAGTCACTGGATAATGAAAGCCAACAAACTGATCAATTTAGTTTTAGTATGAATGGGTCCACTGAGAAAGATACAGACTCAGAGAAACAAATGGATCCATTGAATAGactgaaaacagaggaagattctGTTAACCATCTACACACTACTTCACCTGATAGTCTAACCAGTGTCTGCTCCCCTTCACAATTAACGGATGATGCAAATGTAGGTAGAGACTCCTGCATGTCTGCAGTGACAAGTTTAACAATCGATTCAGTTATCTCATCCCAGGGAACAGATGGAGATCCTGCTACTATAAAACAAGAGAACTGTAAACCAGAGGAGGACCTTCGTGGCAAAAACAGCTCTCCTAGGACAGTTGTAGGGAATCCAAATTCCTTTTCCCACTCAAATGAGGATATTCTAACCAAAAAAGAGCCAGCTGAGGACAGAACAACTGGAGAATCACTCCAGTCTGTTTTACCTTTGCTTGTCCAACCAGACATGCCTAATAGATCTGCAAGGGATAATAACCATGAACAGTTATCAGATTGCCTTGTGCCTGATAAAGTTAGGGCTGATGAAAATGAAGGCTGTAAACATGAAAAAACTCTTGGGACTACAGCGTTTCCTCATGTGACAGAACATTTCTCCAAATCTGAGGAAGTGACTAATTGGAAATTGACTCAGTTAAATGAGATGAATGATAGCCAAGGAAATGAAGAAACTGCAAAACTTCTGCGGATTTGTCAGCCTGAGGACACCTGTGATAGTGGAGGAGAATGTGTGGGAATGACAGACGCGTGCCTAGACTTCAAAGGAACTTGCGTGAATGAAAGTGAAGGATGTGATTTCCCCACTGTTACAGATACACCAGCAGCAAATTCTCTAACAAATGGTTGTGATTCCTATGGAATGCAGAGCCCAGTTGTTTCTTTCGTTCCAAAGACTTTACCCTCCAAAGAAGATTCagtaacagaagaaaaagaaatagaagagagCAAATCAGAATGCTACACAAATATTTATGAACAGAGGGGAAATGAGGCCCCAGAAGGGAGTGGATTACTTTTGAATAGTACTGGTGACCtaatgaagaaaaattatttgcatAATTTCTGTAGTCAAGTTCCAGCTGTGCTTGGGCAATCTTCTCCTAAGATTGCAGCAAACTTGCAACCTATGAGTGTTCCTTTTGGTGGTGCAAGACCCAAGCAACCTTCTAATCTTAAACTTCAAATTCCAAAGCCATTATCAGACCATTTACAAAATGACCTTCCTGCAAGCAGTGGAAATAATGTTAAAAACAAGAACAATATTCTTGGGAAAGCAAAATTAGGGGAAAACTCAGCAACCAGTATATGCAATGCATCTTTGGGAAACATCTCTATTGGTGATACAAATGGAGAACATTTAGAAAGTTATGAGGCTGAAATCTCCAGTAGACCGTGCCTTGCATTACCTCCAGATAGCCCAGATAATGATCTCAGAGCCGGTCAGTTTGGAATTTCTTCCAGAAAGCCATTTACCACTCTGGGTGAAGTGGCTCCAGTGTGGGTACCAGATTCCCAGGCTCCAAATTGCATGAAATGTGAAGCCAGGTTTACATTCACCAAAAGGAGGCATCATTGTAGAGCATGTGGGAAGGTAAGGTGAATGCATCAGGTTGAGAATCTGGCATGCCCATTTCAGAATGCTCAATTCGTGATGTAAGAAGGCAGtataaaatgaacatattttgaTTGAGAAAACATTATAAATAGCTTTAGTAAACAGTTCTCCTAAATTTCTGTATAAAAGTGATCTTACCGGTTCTTTAGTACAGTATATAATCTTTTGTTGTTGTCAAGGCTTATGCTGAATCAGTTACCATGAACAGATGAGAATTGAGGAAGTGTTAACTTTGTGGTTTCTGTATTGATTAGTGGAATAGTTTGAAATAAGGAAGTTATTCTCCCAGTTTAGGAAGTATTGTGATTGAGCTCATATTATCTTGtggttttttgatttttttttttaaagatgtgtgtgtttattttgaagtgttatgagggagagatctttttaatatatgtatgtatttgaaagtttatggagagaagaggagagagacacacagagattgtCCGCTGGCTCGtacctgaaatggccacaatggccagggccagggtaGGCTAAAGGAAGAACCTTCTTTGTGatttcctgtgtgagtgcaggggcacGAGGGGCTATcttcaactacttttccaggcacattagcagagagtggattaaaagaggagcagttgggactagaactggtgcccacgtgggatgctggtgctgcacatGGTGCCTTAATCTGTTGGGCATAGTATCAGTGCCAGAGAGGAGAGAAccccccttttaaaaatatctgtttattatttttataggaaagggagatatacagagaaaaagatcttccatccattggttcactccacaagtggctgcaatagccaggggtgGGGAaagcccaagccagaagccaagagcttcatctaggtcccATCTAGGGCCTTAACagtagggccatcttctgctgctttccttaggccactagcaagaagttggattagaagtagagcacctgggtcattaactggcacccatttgcgatgccagcattacaggagTTGGCTTACCTGCTGTGCTAATACACCAGCCCTCATCATATCTATACTGTTTTCTTTTGTGT
This window of the Ochotona princeps isolate mOchPri1 chromosome 2, mOchPri1.hap1, whole genome shotgun sequence genome carries:
- the ZFYVE9 gene encoding zinc finger FYVE domain-containing protein 9 isoform X3, with product MENYFQAEAYNLDKVLDEFEQNEDETVSSALLDAKWNKSKSLNPPSERLALNSTLTSVHEPAGSDESQPHLKVFSLAHSASLTAEGEDHCANGQGCNLNPEIATMWIDENAATEDQLIKRNYNQDDQCSAVEVGEKKCGKLTCRPDEKNVLVVAVMHNCDKRTLQSDLQDCNNFNGQSLMDAFSQSLDNESQQTDQFSFSMNGSTEKDTDSEKQMDPLNRLKTEEDSVNHLHTTSPDSLTSVCSPSQLTDDANVGRDSCMSAVTSLTIDSVISSQGTDGDPATIKQENCKPEEDLRGKNSSPRTVVGNPNSFSHSNEDILTKKEPAEDRTTGESLQSVLPLLVQPDMPNRSARDNNHEQLSDCLVPDKVRADENEGCKHEKTLGTTAFPHVTEHFSKSEEVTNWKLTQLNEMNDSQGNEETAKLLRICQPEDTCDSGGECVGMTDACLDFKGTCVNESEGCDFPTVTDTPAANSLTNGCDSYGMQSPVVSFVPKTLPSKEDSVTEEKEIEESKSECYTNIYEQRGNEAPEGSGLLLNSTGDLMKKNYLHNFCSQVPAVLGQSSPKIAANLQPMSVPFGGARPKQPSNLKLQIPKPLSDHLQNDLPASSGNNVKNKNNILGKAKLGENSATSICNASLGNISIGDTNGEHLESYEAEISSRPCLALPPDSPDNDLRAGQFGISSRKPFTTLGEVAPVWVPDSQAPNCMKCEARFTFTKRRHHCRACGKVFCASCCNLKCKLLYMDKKEARVCVICHSVLMNVAQPREQRRVWFADGILPNGEVADAAKLTMNGTSSAGTLAVSHDPVKPITTNPLPPETDISLFSGSITQVGSPVGSAMNLIPEDGLPPILISTGVKGDYAVEEKPSQISVMQQLEDGGPDPLVFVLNANLLSMVKIVNYVNRKCWCFTTKGMHAVGQSELVILLQCLPDEKCLPKDIFSHFVQLYQDALAGNVVGNLGHSFFSQSFLGSKEHGGFLYVTSTYQSLQDLVLPTPPYLFGILIQKWETPWAKVFPIRLMLRLGAEYRLYPCPLFSVRFRKPLFGETGHTIMNLLADFRNYQYTLPVVQGLVVDMEVRKTSIKIPSNRYNEMMKAMNKSNEHVLAGGACFNDKADSHLVCVQNDDGNYQTQAISIHNQPRKVTGASFFVFSGALKSSSGYLAKSSIVEDGVMVQITAENMDALRQALREMKDFTITCGKADAEEPQEHIHIQWVDDDKNVNKGVVSPIDGKSMESITNVKIFHGSEYKANGKVIRWTEVFFLENDDQHNCLSDPADHSRLTEHVAKAFCLALCPHLKLLKEDGMTKLGLRVTLDSDQVGYQAGSNGQPLPSQYMNDLDSALVPVIHGGACQLSEGPVVMELIFYILENIA
- the ZFYVE9 gene encoding zinc finger FYVE domain-containing protein 9 isoform X2 encodes the protein MENYFQAEAYNLDKVLDEFEQNEDETVSSALLDAKWNKSKSLNPPSERLALNSTLTSVHEPAGSDESQPHLKVFSLAHSASLTAEGEDHCANGQGCNLNPEIATMWIDENAATEDQLIKRNYNQDDQCSAVEVGEKKCGKLTCRPDEKNVLVVAVMHNCDKRTLQSDLQDCNNFNGQSLMDAFSQSLDNESQQTDQFSFSMNGSTEKDTDSEKQMDPLNRLKTEEDSVNHLHTTSPDSLTSVCSPSQLTDDANVGRDSCMSAVTSLTIDSVISSQGTDGDPATIKQENCKPEEDLRGKNSSPRTVVGNPNSFSHSNEDILTKKEPAEDRTTGESLQSVLPLLVQPDMPNRSARDNNHEQLSDCLVPDKVRADENEGCKHEKTLGTTAFPHVTEHFSKSEEVTNWKLTQLNEMNDSQGNEETAKLLRICQPEDTCDSGGECVGMTDACLDFKGTCVNESEGCDFPTVTDTPAANSLTNGCDSYGMQSPVVSFVPKTLPSKEDSVTEEKEIEESKSECYTNIYEQRGNEAPEGSGLLLNSTGDLMKKNYLHNFCSQVPAVLGQSSPKIAANLQPMSVPFGGARPKQPSNLKLQIPKPLSDHLQNDLPASSGNNVKNKNNILGKAKLGENSATSICNASLGNISIGDTNGEHLESYEAEISSRPCLALPPDSPDNDLRAGQFGISSRKPFTTLGEVAPVWVPDSQAPNCMKCEARFTFTKRRHHCRACGKVFCASCCNLKCKLLYMDKKEARVCVICHSVLMNAQAWENMMSASSQSPNPNNPAEYCSTIPPLQQAQASGALSSPPPTVMVPVGVLKHPGAEGTLAVSHDPVKPITTNPLPPETDISLFSGSITQVGSPVGSAMNLIPEDGLPPILISTGVKGDYAVEEKPSQISVMQQLEDGGPDPLVFVLNANLLSMVKIVNYVNRKCWCFTTKGMHAVGQSELVILLQCLPDEKCLPKDIFSHFVQLYQDALAGNVVGNLGHSFFSQSFLGSKEHGGFLYVTSTYQSLQDLVLPTPPYLFGILIQKWETPWAKVFPIRLMLRLGAEYRLYPCPLFSVRFRKPLFGETGHTIMNLLADFRNYQYTLPVVQGLVVDMEVRKTSIKIPSNRYNEMMKAMNKSNEHVLAGGACFNDKADSHLVCVQNDDGNYQTQAISIHNQPRKVTGASFFVFSGALKSSSGYLAKSSIVEDGVMVQITAENMDALRQALREMKDFTITCGKADAEEPQEHIHIQWVDDDKNVNKGVVSPIDGKSMESITNVKIFHGSEYKANGKVIRWTEVFFLENDDQHNCLSDPADHSRLTEHVAKAFCLALCPHLKLLKEDGMTKLGLRVTLDSDQVGYQAGSNGQPLPSQYMNDLDSALVPVIHGGACQLSEGPVVMELIFYILENIA
- the ZFYVE9 gene encoding zinc finger FYVE domain-containing protein 9 isoform X4 — encoded protein: MENYFQAEAYNLDKVLDEFEQNEDETVSSALLDAKWNKSKSLNPPSERLALNSTLTSVHEPAGSDESQPHLKVFSLAHSASLTAEGEDHCANGQGCNLNPEIATMWIDENAATEDQLIKRNYNQDDQCSAVEVGEKKCGKLTCRPDEKNVLVVAVMHNCDKRTLQSDLQDCNNFNGQSLMDAFSQSLDNESQQTDQFSFSMNGSTEKDTDSEKQMDPLNRLKTEEDSVNHLHTTSPDSLTSVCSPSQLTDDANVGRDSCMSAVTSLTIDSVISSQGTDGDPATIKQENCKPEEDLRGKNSSPRTVVGNPNSFSHSNEDILTKKEPAEDRTTGESLQSVLPLLVQPDMPNRSARDNNHEQLSDCLVPDKVRADENEGCKHEKTLGTTAFPHVTEHFSKSEEVTNWKLTQLNEMNDSQGNEETAKLLRICQPEDTCDSGGECVGMTDACLDFKGTCVNESEGCDFPTVTDTPAANSLTNGCDSYGMQSPVVSFVPKTLPSKEDSVTEEKEIEESKSECYTNIYEQRGNEAPEGSGLLLNSTGDLMKKNYLHNFCSQVPAVLGQSSPKIAANLQPMSVPFGGARPKQPSNLKLQIPKPLSDHLQNDLPASSGNNVKNKNNILGKAKLGENSATSICNASLGNISIGDTNGEHLESYEAEISSRPCLALPPDSPDNDLRAGQFGISSRKPFTTLGEVAPVWVPDSQAPNCMKCEARFTFTKRRHHCRACGKVFCASCCNLKCKLLYMDKKEARVCVICHSVLMNGTLAVSHDPVKPITTNPLPPETDISLFSGSITQVGSPVGSAMNLIPEDGLPPILISTGVKGDYAVEEKPSQISVMQQLEDGGPDPLVFVLNANLLSMVKIVNYVNRKCWCFTTKGMHAVGQSELVILLQCLPDEKCLPKDIFSHFVQLYQDALAGNVVGNLGHSFFSQSFLGSKEHGGFLYVTSTYQSLQDLVLPTPPYLFGILIQKWETPWAKVFPIRLMLRLGAEYRLYPCPLFSVRFRKPLFGETGHTIMNLLADFRNYQYTLPVVQGLVVDMEVRKTSIKIPSNRYNEMMKAMNKSNEHVLAGGACFNDKADSHLVCVQNDDGNYQTQAISIHNQPRKVTGASFFVFSGALKSSSGYLAKSSIVEDGVMVQITAENMDALRQALREMKDFTITCGKADAEEPQEHIHIQWVDDDKNVNKGVVSPIDGKSMESITNVKIFHGSEYKANGKVIRWTEVFFLENDDQHNCLSDPADHSRLTEHVAKAFCLALCPHLKLLKEDGMTKLGLRVTLDSDQVGYQAGSNGQPLPSQYMNDLDSALVPVIHGGACQLSEGPVVMELIFYILENIA